The Streptomyces luteogriseus genome includes a window with the following:
- the eda gene encoding bifunctional 4-hydroxy-2-oxoglutarate aldolase/2-dehydro-3-deoxy-phosphogluconate aldolase, giving the protein MVSPAPPASVLDLAPVVPVVVVEDAADAVPLARALVAGGLPAIEVTLRTPAALDAIREIAREVPGAVVGAGTVIRPEQVAEAVAAGSRFLVSPGWTDLLLEAMRASGVPFLPGVSTASEVVALLERGVREMKFFPAQAAGGTAYLKSLSGPLPQARFCPTGGIGPASAPDYLALPNVGCVGGSWMLPPDAVAARDWGRVEELARSASGLSAGRTCR; this is encoded by the coding sequence ATGGTCTCCCCTGCCCCGCCCGCCTCCGTGCTGGACCTCGCGCCCGTCGTCCCCGTCGTCGTCGTCGAGGATGCCGCCGACGCCGTACCGCTCGCGCGGGCGCTGGTCGCGGGCGGGCTGCCCGCGATCGAGGTGACGTTGCGGACGCCCGCGGCCCTGGATGCGATCCGGGAGATCGCCCGGGAGGTGCCCGGGGCGGTGGTCGGTGCCGGGACGGTGATCCGTCCCGAGCAGGTCGCGGAGGCGGTGGCCGCGGGCTCCCGCTTCCTGGTCAGTCCCGGCTGGACGGATCTGCTGCTGGAGGCGATGCGGGCCTCCGGCGTGCCGTTCCTGCCGGGCGTGTCGACCGCGTCCGAGGTCGTGGCACTGCTGGAGCGCGGGGTGCGGGAGATGAAGTTCTTCCCGGCGCAGGCCGCAGGCGGTACGGCGTATCTGAAGTCGCTGTCGGGGCCGTTGCCGCAGGCTCGCTTCTGCCCCACGGGCGGGATCGGCCCGGCCTCCGCCCCGGACTATCTGGCCCTGCCCAACGTCGGGTGCGTGGGCGGCAGCTGGATGCTGCCGCCGGACGCGGTCGCCGCCCGCGACTGGGGCCGCGTCGAGGAGCTGGCCCGGTCGGCGTCGGGGCTCAGCGCAGGTAGGACGTGTCGTTGA
- a CDS encoding DUF6907 domain-containing protein, translated as MAFPLSQVDDETPGLDFVAGGDWPMLDLGEVDELISDLSAHLAKLRAARTQLACLVSGGTGETAAALDRTWMYDDRYGTRHTVTCPSWCTTDHTFEMKGRPHPADVHHQMYGAVASAEYTEAYEEYESWQVLCAHLAVSPDSTVSPAYRVPHVLVEVAADMYTRPMGPDQLAEFIEAVAGQLEELRAMHPRLTAARAEWAARNDTTADAEAA; from the coding sequence ATGGCGTTCCCATTGTCCCAGGTAGACGACGAAACGCCCGGCCTGGACTTCGTGGCCGGCGGCGACTGGCCGATGCTCGACCTCGGAGAGGTCGACGAACTGATCAGCGACTTGAGCGCGCACCTGGCGAAGCTCCGGGCCGCACGTACGCAGCTCGCGTGCCTGGTATCCGGGGGGACCGGCGAGACGGCCGCAGCGCTTGACCGCACCTGGATGTACGACGACAGATACGGCACCCGGCACACCGTCACCTGCCCGTCCTGGTGCACGACGGACCACACCTTTGAAATGAAGGGCAGGCCCCACCCGGCCGACGTACACCACCAGATGTACGGCGCTGTGGCCTCTGCCGAATACACCGAGGCCTACGAGGAGTACGAGTCCTGGCAGGTGCTCTGCGCACACCTCGCCGTAAGTCCGGACTCGACAGTCAGCCCGGCCTACCGAGTCCCGCACGTACTGGTCGAAGTAGCCGCCGACATGTACACCCGCCCGATGGGTCCGGACCAGCTGGCCGAGTTCATCGAAGCGGTGGCCGGGCAGCTGGAAGAGCTTCGCGCCATGCACCCTCGGCTCACCGCAGCCCGCGCCGAATGGGCTGCGCGGAACGACACGACGGCCGACGCCGAGGCGGCGTAA
- a CDS encoding AraC family transcriptional regulator: MGMREQTSWTRARLGRAGPPLDLLTAHFDSHVYAPHAHDEFTIGVTVGGSEVIAYRGGHIHSYPGSIVVLEPGEMHTGGPAACDGYAYQALYAEPALLTDGTLGGLPHFRDPVLHDPELAAALRAAHTDISACPDPLEAESRLPWLLTALARRHSTARAANDTVPGAGHIARSVRDRLADELLDPPSLAALATDLGLSRYQLLRAFRTTMGVPPYAWLAQHRVARARGLLEAGLRPAEVAGLVGFADQAHLTRWFRRVLGVTPAAYRNSVQDTAE, from the coding sequence ATGGGGATGCGCGAACAGACCAGCTGGACCAGGGCCCGGCTGGGGCGGGCCGGTCCGCCCCTCGACCTCCTCACCGCCCACTTCGACAGCCACGTCTACGCGCCCCACGCCCACGACGAGTTCACCATCGGCGTCACGGTCGGCGGCTCGGAGGTCATCGCGTACCGGGGCGGTCACATCCACTCCTACCCCGGCTCGATCGTCGTCCTGGAGCCCGGGGAGATGCACACCGGCGGCCCGGCCGCCTGCGACGGCTACGCCTACCAGGCCCTCTACGCCGAACCGGCCCTCCTCACCGACGGCACCCTCGGCGGCCTCCCGCACTTCCGCGACCCCGTCCTCCACGACCCGGAACTGGCGGCAGCCCTGCGCGCCGCCCACACCGACATCAGCGCCTGCCCCGACCCGCTGGAGGCCGAGTCCCGGCTGCCCTGGCTGCTCACGGCACTGGCCCGCCGCCACTCCACGGCCCGGGCGGCGAACGACACGGTGCCCGGCGCCGGCCACATCGCCCGGTCCGTACGCGACCGCCTCGCGGACGAGCTGCTGGACCCCCCGTCCCTGGCCGCCCTCGCCACGGACCTGGGCCTGTCCCGCTACCAACTGCTCCGCGCCTTCCGCACGACGATGGGCGTACCGCCGTACGCCTGGCTCGCCCAGCACCGGGTGGCCAGGGCCCGCGGCCTCCTCGAAGCCGGACTGCGCCCCGCCGAGGTCGCCGGTCTCGTCGGCTTCGCCGACCAGGCGCACCTCACCCGCTGGTTCCGCCGGGTGCTGGGGGTGACCCCGGCGGCGTACCGCAACAGCGTTCAAGACACCGCGGAGTGA
- the yaaA gene encoding peroxide stress protein YaaA codes for MLVLLPPSEGKASSGRGAPLKPESLSLPGLTAAREAVLTELVELCSGDEDKAREVLGLSEGLRGEVAKNAELRTAGARPAGEIYTGVLYDSLGLASLDTAAKRRAARSLLVFSGLWGAVRVTDRIPSYRCSMGVKLPGLGALGAHWRTPMASVLPEVAGSGLVLDLRSAAYAAAWKPKGEVAERTASVRVLHAPTRKVVSHFNKATKGRIVRSLLTSGAEPKGPAELVEALRDLGYVVEAQVPAKSGQSWSLDVLVDEVH; via the coding sequence GTGCTTGTCCTGCTGCCGCCGTCCGAAGGCAAGGCCTCCTCCGGCCGCGGTGCCCCGCTGAAGCCGGAGTCGCTGTCGCTGCCGGGCCTGACCGCCGCCCGGGAGGCCGTTCTCACCGAGCTGGTCGAGCTGTGCTCCGGCGACGAGGACAAGGCGCGCGAGGTGCTGGGGCTGAGCGAGGGGCTGCGGGGCGAGGTCGCGAAGAACGCGGAGTTGCGGACCGCTGGGGCGCGGCCGGCCGGGGAGATCTACACCGGGGTGCTGTACGACTCCCTCGGGCTGGCGTCCCTCGACACTGCCGCAAAGCGGCGTGCGGCGCGGTCGCTGCTCGTGTTCTCCGGGTTGTGGGGTGCCGTGCGGGTGACGGACCGGATTCCGTCCTACCGGTGCTCGATGGGCGTGAAGCTGCCGGGGCTCGGGGCACTGGGCGCGCACTGGCGTACGCCGATGGCGTCGGTGCTGCCCGAGGTGGCCGGGAGTGGGCTGGTGCTGGATCTGCGGTCCGCCGCGTACGCCGCCGCCTGGAAGCCGAAGGGCGAGGTCGCGGAGCGTACGGCGTCCGTGCGGGTGCTGCACGCGCCGACGCGGAAGGTGGTGAGCCACTTCAACAAGGCGACCAAGGGGCGGATCGTGCGCAGCCTGCTGACCTCGGGGGCGGAGCCGAAGGGGCCTGCGGAGCTGGTGGAGGCGCTCCGGGATCTCGGGTACGTCGTGGAGGCGCAGGTTCCGGCGAAGTCGGGGCAGAGCTGGTCGCTGGACGTGCTGGTGGACGAGGTTCACTAG
- a CDS encoding Nif3-like dinuclear metal center hexameric protein: MPRLSEVIAALETLWPAERAESWDAVGTVAGDPDQQVTRVLFAVDPVQEIVDEAVKLGADLLVTHHPLYLRGTTTVAATHFKGRVVHTLIKNDIALHVAHTNADTADPGVSDALAGALDLRVTGPLVPDPTDPEGRRGLGRICALDHPLTVRELAARAAERLPATAQGIRVAGDPEALVRTVAVSGGSGDSLFDQVRAAGVDAFLTADLRHHPAAEFLADRAHSPLALLDAAHWATEWPWCELAASQLDEISDRHGWDLRVHVSKTVTDPWTAHAASPPSDPLGAPN; encoded by the coding sequence GTGCCCCGTCTGTCTGAAGTCATCGCCGCGCTGGAGACCCTGTGGCCCGCCGAGCGGGCCGAGTCCTGGGACGCGGTCGGCACCGTCGCGGGCGACCCCGACCAGCAGGTCACGCGGGTCCTGTTCGCCGTCGACCCGGTCCAGGAGATCGTCGACGAGGCGGTGAAACTGGGCGCCGACCTGCTCGTCACCCACCACCCGCTCTACCTGCGCGGCACCACCACGGTCGCGGCGACGCACTTCAAGGGCCGCGTCGTGCACACCCTCATCAAGAACGACATCGCGCTGCACGTCGCCCACACCAACGCCGACACCGCCGACCCGGGTGTCTCCGACGCCCTCGCGGGCGCGCTGGACCTGCGCGTCACGGGGCCGCTCGTGCCGGACCCCACCGACCCCGAGGGCCGCCGGGGCCTGGGCCGCATCTGCGCGCTGGACCACCCGCTGACCGTCCGCGAACTCGCCGCCCGCGCCGCCGAGCGGCTGCCCGCCACCGCGCAGGGCATCCGCGTCGCCGGCGACCCCGAGGCGCTCGTACGCACGGTCGCCGTCAGCGGCGGCTCCGGCGACAGCCTCTTCGACCAGGTCCGCGCGGCCGGGGTCGACGCCTTCCTCACCGCGGACCTGCGCCACCACCCCGCCGCCGAGTTCCTGGCGGATCGCGCCCACAGCCCCCTCGCGCTGCTCGATGCGGCGCACTGGGCCACCGAGTGGCCCTGGTGCGAGCTGGCCGCGAGCCAGCTCGACGAGATCTCCGACCGGCACGGATGGGACCTGCGCGTCCACGTCTCGAAGACGGTCACCGACCCCTGGACCGCGCACGCGGCCTCGCCCCCTTCTGATCCCCTTGGAGCCCCGAACTGA
- a CDS encoding Zn-dependent alcohol dehydrogenase: MRAAVLHEIGQDKLEVLDDVEAVGFGPGKVRIRVRATGLCHSDLSAMGGVLPQPAPFVPGHEGAGEIVEVGEGVSRLKAGDRVVVCWLPACGACPACKRGQTELCLAGFVNAGTPNFKRPGGDVFGFAGTGTFTEEVVVDAGCAVPIPDDVPFDIAALIGCGVTTGLGAALNTADLEAGSSVAVIGCGGVGISVIQGARLRGAAEIVAVDPIESRRESALKFGATRAIAPGELPDAKQRITAGEGFDHVFEVVGKSATARTAYDNTRRGGTLVVVGAGAMDDFLQLNMFELFFDEKRILPSMYGGGDVLRSYERTIALWRAGRIDLAGLITHRVPLADINEALDQMRTGTALRTCIEL; the protein is encoded by the coding sequence ATGCGCGCAGCCGTACTGCACGAGATCGGCCAGGACAAGCTGGAGGTCCTCGACGACGTCGAGGCGGTGGGGTTCGGACCCGGCAAGGTGCGGATCCGGGTGCGCGCCACGGGGCTGTGCCACTCGGACCTGTCCGCGATGGGCGGGGTGCTGCCGCAGCCCGCGCCGTTCGTGCCCGGGCACGAGGGGGCGGGCGAGATCGTCGAGGTCGGCGAGGGCGTGAGCCGTCTGAAGGCCGGTGACCGGGTCGTGGTCTGCTGGCTGCCCGCCTGCGGCGCCTGCCCCGCCTGCAAGCGCGGCCAGACCGAACTGTGCCTCGCCGGGTTCGTGAACGCGGGCACCCCCAACTTCAAGCGCCCCGGCGGGGACGTCTTCGGCTTCGCCGGCACCGGCACCTTTACCGAGGAGGTCGTCGTCGACGCCGGCTGCGCGGTGCCGATACCCGACGACGTGCCCTTCGACATCGCCGCCCTCATCGGCTGCGGGGTGACGACCGGGCTCGGCGCCGCGCTCAACACGGCCGACCTGGAGGCCGGTTCGTCGGTGGCGGTCATCGGCTGCGGGGGCGTCGGCATCTCCGTGATCCAGGGCGCCCGGCTCCGGGGCGCAGCGGAGATCGTCGCCGTCGACCCGATCGAGTCCCGCCGGGAGTCCGCGCTCAAGTTCGGCGCCACCCGGGCGATAGCACCCGGTGAACTGCCCGACGCCAAACAGCGGATCACTGCCGGAGAGGGCTTCGACCACGTCTTCGAGGTCGTCGGCAAGTCGGCCACGGCACGCACCGCGTACGACAACACCCGGCGCGGCGGCACCCTCGTCGTGGTCGGCGCGGGCGCCATGGACGACTTCCTCCAGCTCAACATGTTCGAGTTGTTCTTCGACGAGAAGCGCATCCTGCCGTCCATGTACGGAGGCGGTGACGTGCTGCGCTCCTACGAACGCACCATCGCCCTGTGGCGGGCCGGCCGGATCGACCTGGCGGGCCTGATCACCCACCGGGTCCCGCTCGCCGACATCAACGAGGCCCTGGACCAGATGCGCACCGGGACCGCCCTGCGCACGTGCATCGAGCTGTGA
- a CDS encoding Uma2 family endonuclease, whose amino-acid sequence MTAMAHEPLSQEDVLLEGFLALDTPEGFRAELIEGEIVVTPPPDGDHEKYISRIVRQVIRRSRTDMDFSGNKGLKLRSGGACPKNHLIPDVTFGLIERDLFAGADPWMPCDGVAMVMEVTSTKPQADREAKRRCYARAGIPLYLLVDRDTAQVTVFSEPKGDDYREHCARPFGKPITLPEPFAFDLDTADLV is encoded by the coding sequence ATGACCGCCATGGCCCACGAGCCGCTCTCGCAGGAAGACGTCCTGCTGGAGGGCTTCCTCGCCCTGGACACCCCGGAGGGTTTCCGGGCGGAGCTGATCGAGGGGGAGATCGTTGTGACGCCGCCGCCGGACGGGGATCACGAGAAGTACATCAGCCGGATCGTGAGGCAGGTGATCAGGCGCTCCCGGACCGACATGGACTTCTCGGGGAACAAAGGGCTGAAGCTGAGGAGCGGGGGCGCATGCCCCAAGAACCACCTGATTCCGGACGTCACCTTCGGCCTCATCGAGCGCGACTTGTTTGCCGGAGCCGATCCCTGGATGCCCTGCGACGGCGTCGCGATGGTGATGGAGGTGACCTCCACCAAGCCGCAGGCCGACCGCGAGGCCAAACGCCGCTGCTATGCCCGCGCCGGCATCCCCCTCTACCTGCTCGTCGACCGGGACACGGCGCAAGTCACGGTGTTCAGCGAGCCGAAGGGTGACGACTACCGCGAGCACTGCGCCCGCCCTTTCGGCAAGCCCATCACTCTTCCGGAACCCTTCGCCTTCGACCTGGACACCGCCGACCTCGTCTGA
- a CDS encoding MaoC/PaaZ C-terminal domain-containing protein, producing MPIDAAKALAAGPRTGEISWDHRDVQLYHLGIGAGSPATDPDELRYTLESRLHVLPSFATVAGGGKPGVTSGLSMPGIEVDLARVLHGGQSLVIHRPLPATGTATATNRIAAVYDKGTAAVLVLRTDVADADGPLWTNDAQIFIRGEGGWGGDRGPSTRLEPPTGAPDRTVERPVRDDQALLYRLSGDWNPLHADPEFAKLAGFERPILHGLCTYGITLKAVVDTLLGGDVTRMRSYATRFAGVVYPGETLRIRMWHTPESTRVAVGAVERSDAPVLADTIVEHT from the coding sequence ATGCCCATCGACGCAGCCAAGGCGCTCGCCGCCGGACCCCGGACCGGCGAGATCTCCTGGGACCACAGGGACGTGCAGCTCTACCACCTCGGCATCGGCGCGGGCAGCCCCGCCACCGACCCCGACGAACTGCGCTACACCCTGGAGTCCCGGCTGCACGTCCTGCCGAGCTTCGCCACCGTCGCGGGAGGCGGAAAACCCGGCGTGACCAGCGGTCTGTCCATGCCCGGCATCGAGGTCGACCTGGCCCGCGTCCTGCACGGCGGCCAGAGCCTCGTCATCCACCGGCCCCTCCCGGCGACGGGCACCGCCACCGCGACCAACCGGATCGCCGCCGTGTACGACAAGGGCACCGCGGCCGTCCTCGTGCTGCGCACCGACGTCGCCGACGCCGACGGCCCGCTGTGGACCAACGACGCCCAGATCTTCATCCGCGGCGAGGGCGGCTGGGGCGGCGACCGCGGCCCCTCCACCCGCCTCGAACCGCCCACCGGCGCACCCGACCGGACCGTCGAGCGGCCCGTCCGCGACGACCAGGCGCTGCTCTACCGCCTCTCCGGCGACTGGAACCCGCTGCACGCCGACCCGGAGTTCGCCAAGCTCGCCGGATTCGAGCGGCCCATCCTGCACGGCCTGTGCACCTACGGCATCACGCTCAAGGCGGTCGTCGACACGCTCCTCGGCGGGGACGTGACCCGGATGCGGTCCTACGCCACCCGGTTCGCCGGGGTCGTGTACCCGGGGGAGACCCTGCGGATCCGCATGTGGCACACGCCGGAGTCCACCCGGGTCGCCGTCGGCGCCGTCGAGCGGTCGGACGCGCCCGTCCTCGCCGACACCATCGTCGAACACACCTGA
- a CDS encoding bifunctional RNase H/acid phosphatase, whose translation MREFIVEADGGSRGNPGPAGYGAVVSDAATGETLRETAEYIGVATNNVAEYRGLLAGLRAAHALDPAATVHVRMDSKLVVEQMSGRWKIKHPDMKPLAAQAARVFPPGRVTYEWIPRAQNKHADRLANEAMDAGARGEQWSEAESTAELDTAGEVGAAGGTGTAGAAGAAGAYGSATGAVPPEPPPGDAAAGAARVRGALAEGRAAATSAGSGPDTARVSKESGRGVPAGAASGSAGAASDSAADDADARAVRAAGDARAPQAEADGETRAARADTDARADARAAKADAETRVAQAAKAGADTRAAKAVATPGWAPADMGAPATFVLLRHGETPLTPQKRFSGSGGTDPSLSDTGREQAERAAAMLARRGTIQAVVSSPLARTRETAGIVAARLGLDVSIDDGLRETDFGAWEGLTFAEVRERHPDDLNAWLASPDAEPTGGGESFAATATRLAATRDKLVTAHAGRTVLLVTHVTPIKTLVRLALGAPPESLFRMELSAASLSVVAYYADGNASVRLLNDTSYLR comes from the coding sequence GTGCGGGAGTTCATCGTCGAGGCCGACGGCGGCTCGCGGGGCAACCCCGGGCCCGCCGGCTACGGCGCCGTGGTCAGTGACGCGGCGACGGGGGAGACCCTGCGGGAGACCGCCGAGTACATCGGCGTCGCCACGAACAACGTCGCCGAGTACCGCGGCCTCCTCGCCGGGCTGCGCGCCGCCCACGCGCTGGACCCGGCGGCGACGGTCCACGTCCGGATGGACTCCAAGCTCGTCGTCGAGCAGATGTCGGGCCGCTGGAAGATCAAGCACCCCGACATGAAGCCCCTGGCCGCGCAGGCGGCCCGGGTCTTCCCGCCCGGCCGGGTCACGTACGAGTGGATCCCGAGGGCCCAGAACAAGCACGCGGACCGGCTGGCCAACGAGGCGATGGACGCGGGGGCCAGGGGCGAGCAGTGGTCGGAGGCGGAGTCGACGGCGGAGCTGGACACGGCGGGTGAGGTTGGTGCTGCTGGGGGTACCGGGACCGCTGGGGCTGCCGGGGCTGCTGGGGCCTATGGGAGTGCTACGGGCGCTGTTCCGCCGGAGCCGCCGCCCGGTGACGCGGCGGCGGGCGCGGCGCGGGTGCGTGGAGCCCTGGCGGAAGGCCGCGCGGCGGCCACGTCGGCCGGCTCGGGCCCGGACACCGCGCGGGTCTCGAAGGAATCCGGCCGGGGCGTCCCGGCCGGGGCGGCGTCCGGCTCGGCCGGAGCGGCGTCCGACTCGGCGGCGGACGATGCCGATGCGCGTGCCGTGAGGGCCGCCGGGGATGCGCGTGCTCCGCAGGCCGAGGCCGATGGCGAGACCCGTGCCGCGAGGGCCGATACCGATGCTCGTGCCGATGCCCGTGCCGCGAAGGCCGACGCCGAGACTCGCGTCGCTCAAGCCGCGAAGGCCGGCGCCGACACCCGTGCCGCCAAAGCCGTGGCCACCCCCGGCTGGGCGCCCGCCGACATGGGCGCCCCCGCCACTTTCGTCCTGCTGCGCCACGGCGAGACCCCGCTGACACCCCAGAAGCGGTTCTCCGGGAGCGGTGGCACCGACCCCTCCCTGTCCGACACCGGCCGGGAGCAGGCCGAGCGGGCCGCCGCGATGCTGGCCCGGCGCGGCACGATCCAGGCCGTCGTGTCGTCGCCGCTGGCCCGTACGCGGGAGACCGCCGGGATCGTCGCCGCCCGGCTCGGACTCGACGTGAGCATCGACGACGGACTGCGCGAGACCGACTTCGGCGCCTGGGAGGGGCTCACCTTCGCCGAGGTGCGCGAGCGTCACCCCGACGACCTGAACGCCTGGCTGGCCTCACCGGACGCCGAACCCACCGGAGGGGGCGAGAGCTTCGCGGCGACGGCCACCCGGCTCGCCGCGACCCGCGACAAACTGGTCACGGCCCACGCCGGCCGCACCGTCCTGCTGGTCACGCACGTGACCCCGATCAAGACGCTGGTGCGGCTCGCCCTGGGCGCCCCGCCGGAGTCCCTGTTCCGCATGGAACTGTCGGCCGCGTCCCTGTCGGTCGTCGCGTACTACGCCGACGGCAACGCCAGCGTCCGCCTCCTCAACGACACGTCCTACCTGCGCTGA
- a CDS encoding zinc ribbon domain-containing protein produces MNAAPADQIRLLDVQGLDVRLQQLAHKRKSLPEHAEIESLTKDLTQLRDLLVAAQTEESDTAREQTKAEQDVDQVRQRATRDQQRLDSGAVTSPKDLENLQREITSLAKRQGDLEDVVLEVMERRESAQERVAELTERVTSVQSKIDDATARRDAAFEQIDGEVATVTKEREVVAGSLPADLLKLYDKLRGQQGGVGAAKLYARSCQGCRQELAITELAEIRKAAPDTVIRCENCRRILVRTSESGL; encoded by the coding sequence CTGAACGCCGCGCCCGCAGACCAGATCCGCCTCCTCGACGTCCAGGGCCTCGACGTCCGTCTCCAGCAGCTCGCGCACAAGCGCAAGTCGCTGCCCGAGCACGCCGAGATCGAGTCGCTGACCAAGGACCTCACCCAGCTGCGCGACCTCCTCGTCGCCGCGCAGACCGAGGAGAGCGACACCGCCCGTGAGCAGACCAAGGCCGAGCAGGACGTGGACCAGGTGCGCCAGCGCGCCACCCGCGACCAGCAGCGCCTCGACTCGGGCGCCGTCACCTCCCCCAAGGACCTGGAGAACCTCCAGCGCGAGATCACCTCCCTCGCCAAGCGGCAGGGTGATCTCGAGGACGTGGTGCTGGAGGTCATGGAGCGCCGCGAGTCCGCTCAGGAGCGGGTCGCCGAGCTGACCGAGCGTGTCACCTCCGTCCAGTCCAAGATCGACGACGCGACCGCGCGCCGCGACGCCGCCTTCGAGCAGATCGACGGCGAGGTCGCCACGGTCACCAAGGAGCGCGAGGTCGTCGCCGGTTCCCTTCCGGCCGATCTGCTGAAGCTCTACGACAAGCTGCGCGGCCAGCAGGGCGGCGTCGGCGCTGCGAAGCTGTACGCGCGCAGCTGCCAGGGCTGCCGGCAGGAGCTCGCCATCACCGAGCTGGCCGAGATCCGCAAGGCGGCACCCGACACGGTGATCCGCTGCGAGAACTGCCGCCGCATCCTGGTGCGCACGTCCGAGTCCGGTCTCTAG
- a CDS encoding 3-oxoacyl-ACP reductase — protein sequence MPLPLQGLSAIVTGAGRGLGRAEALELARLGASVVVNDYGQPGRDGSGEASAGPAEEVAAEIRATGGTALAHTGDVSDFAQARTLVGAAVDAFGRLDILVNNAGILRDRMVFSMTEEEWDSVLRVHLKGHFNTTRFAAAHWRERSKRAGEPVFGRIVNTSSEAFLAGSAGQPNYAAAKGGIVGLTTSTALALGRYGVTANAICPRARTRMTEDVFAGIGQPSGTGLDPLAPEHVAPLVGYLASPAAAHVNGQLLVVHGGMVAVVERPRVAAKFDSKQDTFTYEELEAVLGPYYADRPAGETFAAAEVLGLKRG from the coding sequence ATGCCGCTGCCGCTCCAAGGGCTGTCCGCGATCGTCACCGGCGCGGGCCGCGGGCTCGGCCGGGCCGAGGCGCTGGAACTCGCCCGGCTCGGCGCCTCCGTGGTCGTCAACGACTACGGACAGCCCGGCCGCGACGGCAGCGGCGAGGCGTCCGCGGGGCCCGCCGAGGAGGTCGCCGCCGAGATCCGGGCGACGGGCGGTACCGCGCTCGCGCACACCGGCGACGTCTCCGACTTCGCACAGGCCCGCACGCTCGTCGGCGCGGCCGTCGACGCCTTCGGCAGGCTCGACATCCTCGTCAACAACGCGGGCATCCTGCGCGACCGCATGGTGTTCTCCATGACCGAGGAGGAGTGGGACTCCGTCCTGCGCGTGCACCTCAAGGGACACTTCAACACCACCCGGTTCGCCGCCGCGCACTGGCGGGAGCGGTCCAAGCGGGCCGGGGAGCCGGTGTTCGGGCGGATCGTGAACACCTCGTCGGAGGCGTTCCTCGCCGGTTCCGCAGGCCAGCCCAACTACGCCGCCGCCAAGGGCGGGATCGTCGGTCTCACCACCTCCACCGCCCTCGCGCTCGGCCGGTACGGCGTCACGGCCAACGCCATCTGCCCCCGCGCCCGCACCCGGATGACCGAGGACGTCTTCGCGGGCATCGGGCAGCCCTCCGGCACCGGCCTCGACCCGCTCGCCCCCGAGCACGTCGCCCCCCTCGTCGGCTATCTGGCCTCACCCGCGGCCGCCCACGTCAACGGGCAGCTCCTCGTGGTGCACGGCGGGATGGTCGCCGTCGTCGAACGGCCGCGGGTCGCAGCGAAGTTCGACAGCAAGCAGGACACCTTCACCTACGAGGAGCTGGAGGCCGTCCTCGGGCCGTACTACGCGGACCGGCCGGCCGGGGAGACGTTCGCCGCGGCGGAGGTGCTGGGCCTGAAACGCGGATGA